Proteins from a genomic interval of Ciona intestinalis chromosome 9, KH, whole genome shotgun sequence:
- the LOC100185449 gene encoding carbohydrate sulfotransferase 11-like: MLKMSVKKLAQNGMIEKMIKTRSIEHRTAGEDLLSGCGNHRAPKVEQKSRNSLAMFRKLFSSRGIKIIGGRLLGRGLVTSALLFVSLLCLMTLKSIQTQNHRALGKFRDGASFNNRRILSEYEDNIDVQAKTEKMRTATVFRSLIPYQKAITVKNDRAWVQLTVPLAGDRNRLKKVISKKYMRRKVELKSSCRRQRPRSMRWNDSTQMIAAPERRVVACFVQKAGSTSWHKLIYNFRHKGEKKWSNEGHVENREYTKHLPDKVKAGLLRSPEVTRVLCVRHPFARLISGWNSKFHKYFVSTVGNLMFKAMPELASYVGKTSPPDEDHVIAFEDFAQYVADYGLDKVDVHFKTVEQLCRPCEFPYDYVVKAESAIDDLWWVLNRFNASMESFLVHDVALGRSTDLQTDTELQKNEDVQQKQIFSDIVRHFFLRVPRETTRTLMSLYYEDFVRFGYTFDIQTLSAGGFE, translated from the exons atgctaaaaatgtcAGTAAAGAAGTTAGCGCAAAATGGAATGATCGAAAAAATGATAAAGACCAGAAG CATCGAGCACAGAACGGCTGGCGAAGATCTGCTTTCAGGTTGTGGCAACCACAGGGCTCCAAAAGTTGAACAAAAAAGTCGGAATAGTTTGGCAATGTTTCGAAAACTTTTTTCCAGCCGTGGGATTAAAATAATAGGCGGTCGATTGCTGGGTCGTGGATTAGTGACCAGCGCCCTGCTGTTTGTCTCTTTACTCTGCCTTATGACGTTGAAGAGTATTCAGACTCAAAATCATCGAGCTTTGGGGAAGTTTAGAGATGGTGCTTCTTTTAATAACCGTCGCATTTTGTCAG AATATGAAGATAACATCGACGTGCAAGCTAAGACGGAAAAAATGCGAACTGCCACTGTGTTTCGGTCGCTTATACCCTACCAAAAAGCCATAACAGTAAAAA ACGACCGAGCCTGGGTTCAGCTAACGGTGCCGTTGGCTGGCGACCGAAATCGCCTGAAAAAAGTGATctcaaagaaatatatgaGACGCAAGGTCGAATTAAAATCT TCATGTAGAAGACAGCGCCCTCGAAGTATGCGATGGAATGATTCAACGCAAATGATTGCAGCACCTGAGCGACGCGTGGTGGCTTGCTTCGTACAGAAAGCGGGGAGTACTAGTTG GCACAAATTGATCTACAACTTCCGCCATAAAGGAGAGAAGAAATGGAGCAACGAGGGTCACGTGGAAAACCGAGAATATACGAAACATCTGCCTGATAAGGTAAAGGCCGGTCTTCTAAGATCCCCAGAAGTAACTCGTGTTCTTTGTGTGCGCCATCCTTTTGCTCGTCTTATATCTGGATGGAACAGCAAGTTTCACAA GTACTTCGTGTCCACAGTCGGTAACTTGATGTTTAAGGCGATGCCGGAGTTGGCTTCATACGTGGGTAAGACATCACCACCAGATGAAGACCACGTAATTGCTTTTGAAGATTTCGCGCAGTACGTGGCCGATTACGGCTTGGATAAAGTGGACGTTCATTTCAAAACAGTAGAACAGTTATGCAG ACCTTGTGAATTTCCATACGACTACGTTGTCAAGGCGGAATCAGCCATCGATGATTTATGGTGGGTTCTCAATCGCTTCAATGCATCAATGGAAAGTTTTCTTGTACATGATGTCGCACTTGGTCGCAGTACAGATCTTCAAACTGATACAGAGTTGCAAAAGAACGAAGATGTCCAACAGAAGCAGATCTTTAGCGACATTGTCCGGCACTTTTTTCTGCGGGTGCCAAGAGAGACTACTCGTACGCTTATGTCGCTTTATTACGAGGATTTTGTAAGATTTGGTTACACGTTTGATATTCAAACGTTAAGCGCCGGCGggtttgaataa